A region of Bombyx mori chromosome 13, ASM3026992v2 DNA encodes the following proteins:
- the LOC101739502 gene encoding uncharacterized protein LOC101739502, with protein MRSIVWLLLVAIAVAEVVDEPWYEEEDVDESYDDDDASYRKKREVYDPNIDHHRVKRCCEYEKSRKRRSPAVRAPRQVHHYEVHEFTDERLGPASPPYEEMLAASADHYQRYAVPPKSARYLDHSVNHVSGAHVPLKAAQINLSPSESVQFVPIATDPITVVNVDGPAPIHSGPLTQSPKKLDGGDLYGAAAGNHHKHTHGHGHTQGGGHANLGNHHAEHGGKTTKGFSTDHFVDKGGKGYKTDEHHRKEYEDAGGNKKKHHDHAGHQGSHEEEAHGSRGSHFGEKKGHKKGHKTKGYHNKYHKDEFHKEHKFYDDFHKSGEHHRYGKFHAKHASNESGKKKAHRVDAGHDYVERGKKGYSNKGHTDADHKGYDGKRGHEEHHAHHSDHGKKGGKEGGSHWGYAKKH; from the exons ATGCGTTCGATAGTCTGGCTGCTGCTGGTGGCGATCGCGGTGGCTGAGGTCGTCGACGAACCGTGGTACGAAGAGGAAGATGTCGACGAGTCCTACGACGACGATGATGCGAGCTACCGGAAGAAAAGAGAAGTGTATGACCCCAACATAGATCACCATCGAGTCAAACGTTGCTGTGAATATGAAAAGTCAAGAAAACGACGCTCGCCAGCTGTCAGAGCACCAAGACAGGTTCATCACTACGAAGTACACGAGTTTACAGATGAAAGGTTGGGTCCGGCGTCACCTCCGTACGAGGAAATGCTGGCAGCAAGTGCTGATCATTATCAAAGGTACGCAGTGCCTCCTAAGTCCGCAAGATATTTGGACCATTCCGTTAACCACGTTTCTGGTGCCCATGTTCCGCTCAAAGCAGCCCAGATAAACTTATCTCCATCAGAATCAGTACAATTCGTTCCTATTGCTACTGATCCGATTACAGTTGTGAATGTAGACGGTCCAGCACCAATACATTCAGGACCTTTAACACAATCACCGAAAAAACTTGATGGTGGAGATCTTTATGGAGCCGCCGCAGGAAATCATCATAAGCATACTCACGGACATGGACATACGCAGGGTGGAGGTCATGCAAACCTTGGGAATCATCATGCAGAACATGGTGGTAAG acAACCAAGGGCTTTAGTACGGACCACTTCGTCGACAAAGGCGGCAAAGGATACAAAACAGATGAACATCACAGGAAAGAGTACGAGGACGCCGGTGGAAACAAGAAAAAGCATCACGATCACGCCGGACACCAGGGCAGTCATGAGGAAGAAGCGCATGGCTCTAGGGGATCACACTTCGGTGAAAAGAAGGGACACAAGAAAGGACATAAGACCAAGG GCTACCATAACAAATACCATAAAGATGAGTTCCACAAAGAGCACAAGTTCTACGATGACTTCCACAAGAGCGGGGAACATCACAGATACGGCAAGTTCCACGCGAAGCACGCCAGCAACGAGAGCGGCAAGAAGAAAGCTCACAGGGTCGATGCTGGACACGATTACGTCGAGCGAGGGAAGAAAGGATACAG CAACAAGGGTCACACGGATGCTGACCACAAAGGTTACGATGGTAAACGAGGCCATGAAGAACACCATGCTCACCATTCCGACCACGGCAAGAAGGGTGGCAAGGAAGGCGGCTCCCATTGGGGCTATGCCAAGAAGCACTAA
- the LOC101739822 gene encoding uncharacterized protein LOC101739822 isoform X1: protein MHALQILRSGLRLPFFVDRLSISTTAKSLRKRSPCDVCLYPTDKKPCFDLRNVSIEFGNQCHAKLIRSFLYTHFWPREPSVVGLWMSLECPYLEVLTEKYSNSGDRFLAFERIQRTGERKLAGVCVANTVRPWKIKELEEWAHNTDSKPERHRMYFCAHCLKSPNLFAKYNVDYIYDVEVLTTAAEVTGQGLATLLLRTALAHANELRHPLVQTVAVSQYTSKICERVGMRREWSMNYADYVNDAGQRVFFPRRPHHTVAIYVKHFDPKKGGEVPCKPPY from the exons ATGCACGCTCTCCAAATTTTAAGAAGTGGATTACGTTTACCTTTTTTTGTTGATAGATTGAGTATCAGCACCACAGCTAAGAGTTTACGAAAACGATCACCTTGTGACGTCTGCCTTTACCCAACTGACAAGAAACCG TGTTTCGACCTGCGGAATGTATCCATTGAGTTCGGCAACCAATGTCACGCGAAATTAATACGATCGTTCCTCTACACTCATTTCTGGCCTCGGGAGCCCAGTGTCGTTGGTCTGTGGATGTCTTTGGAATGCCCTTACCTTGAAGTTCTGACTGAAAAGTACTCTAATTCAG GAGATCGGTTCTTGGCCTTTGAGCGGATCCAACGGACAGGCGAGCGGAAATTGGCAGGAGTTTGCGTAGCTAATACGGTCAGACCTTGGAAAATCAAGGAATTGGAAGAATGGGCTCACAATACCGACTCAAAACCAGAGAGGCACCGCATGTATTTCTGTGCTCACTGTTTGAAGAGTCCGAACTTATTTGCTAAGTACAACGTTGATTACATCTACGAT GTCGAAGTACTGACGACCGCAGCAGAAGTGACAGGTCAGGGACTGGCCACGCTTCTACTTCGCACGGCGCTGGCTCACGCGAATGAGCTGCGTCATCCATTGGTACAAACTGTGGCGGTCAGTCAGTACAC ATCCAAAATATGCGAAAGAGTCGGTATGCGACGGGAATGGTCTATGAATTATGCCGACTACGTGAACGACGCAGGTCAGCGCGTGTTCTTCCCCCGAAGACCGCACCACACGGTCGCTATTTATGTGAAACATTTTGATCCTAAAAAGGGTGGTGAGGTTCCGTGCAAGCCTCCATATTAA
- the LOC101739822 gene encoding uncharacterized protein LOC101739822 isoform X2 produces MHALQILRSGLRLPFFVDRLSISTTAKSLRKRSPCDVCLYPTDKKPCFDLRNVSIEFGNQCHAKLIRSFLYTHFWPREPSVVGLWMSLECPYLEVLTEKYSNSGDRFLAFERIQRTGERKLAGVCVANTVRPWKIKELEEWAHNTDSKPERHRMYFCAHCLKSPNLFAKYNVDYIYDVEVLTTAAEVTGQGLATLLLRTALAHANELRHPLVQTVAVSQYTTNFYWRKSESGTCDREAEKCAFGMVWTCDGTK; encoded by the exons ATGCACGCTCTCCAAATTTTAAGAAGTGGATTACGTTTACCTTTTTTTGTTGATAGATTGAGTATCAGCACCACAGCTAAGAGTTTACGAAAACGATCACCTTGTGACGTCTGCCTTTACCCAACTGACAAGAAACCG TGTTTCGACCTGCGGAATGTATCCATTGAGTTCGGCAACCAATGTCACGCGAAATTAATACGATCGTTCCTCTACACTCATTTCTGGCCTCGGGAGCCCAGTGTCGTTGGTCTGTGGATGTCTTTGGAATGCCCTTACCTTGAAGTTCTGACTGAAAAGTACTCTAATTCAG GAGATCGGTTCTTGGCCTTTGAGCGGATCCAACGGACAGGCGAGCGGAAATTGGCAGGAGTTTGCGTAGCTAATACGGTCAGACCTTGGAAAATCAAGGAATTGGAAGAATGGGCTCACAATACCGACTCAAAACCAGAGAGGCACCGCATGTATTTCTGTGCTCACTGTTTGAAGAGTCCGAACTTATTTGCTAAGTACAACGTTGATTACATCTACGAT GTCGAAGTACTGACGACCGCAGCAGAAGTGACAGGTCAGGGACTGGCCACGCTTCTACTTCGCACGGCGCTGGCTCACGCGAATGAGCTGCGTCATCCATTGGTACAAACTGTGGCGGTCAGTCAGTACAC TACTAATTTCTACtggaggaagtctgaaagtggcacctgtgacagagaagctgagaagtgcgcgtttgggatggtatggacatgtgatgggacgaaatga